The Globicephala melas chromosome X, mGloMel1.2, whole genome shotgun sequence genome window below encodes:
- the LOC115848363 gene encoding melanoma-associated antigen B16-like, with product MSQGQEIPHCTQEQHHALSEPQGLEAAQVSRALEETSPSSFHTLMLAYLNETLAAGAPSTPHTPQSAYSCYTVITTISSSKSDEVSSSQERETGSTSSKSLSETENLPTDPLDEKVIFLVQFLGQKYQMRDLITKADMIDDVIREYKDDFLEILRRASECIGLVFGIDVKQVDPTSHSYALINKLSLTYDPRLSGDEGMPKTGLLIIILGVIFMKGNRATEEEIWKGLNMMDLYSGRKHFIFGEPRKLITKDLVEEQYLEYCQVPNSNPPRYEFLWGPRAHAEASKMKLLEFLTKIHEYDPTCFPSQFEEALRDEGEREPELELQPGLAMLPWPGHFPVPYPVAPPSPSEV from the coding sequence ATGTCTCAGGGTCAAGAGATTCCACATTGCACGCAGGAACAGCACCATGCCCTCAGTGAACCCCAGGGCCTGGAGGCTGCACAGGTCTCCAGGGCGCTGGAGGagacctctccctcctccttccataCTCTAATGCTTGCCTATTTGAATGAGACTCTGGCTGCTGGGGCACCCAGTACTCCCCACACTCCTCAGAGTGCCTACTCATGTTACACTGTCATTACAACCATCTCATCAAGCAAATCAGATGAGGTCTCCAGCAGCCAGGAAAGGGAGACTGGGTCAACTTCTTCCAAGTCTCTGTCAGAAACTGAGAACTTGCCCACAGACCCTCTAGATGAGAAGGTGATTTTTTTGGTGCAGTTCCTGGGGCAAAAGTATCAAATGAGAGATCTGATCACAAAGGCAGACATGATTGATGATGTTATCAGAGAGTACAAGGATGACTTCCTTGAGATCCTCAGGAGAGCCTCTGAGTGCATAGGGCTGGTCTTTGGTATTGATGTGAAGCAAGTGGATCCCACCAGCCACAGCTATGCCCTCATCAACAAACTAAGCCTCACCTATGATCCGAGGCTCAGTGGTGACGAGGGCATGCCCAAGACCGGCCTCCTGATAATTATCCTAGGTGTGATTTTCATGAAGGGCAATCGTGCCACTGAGGAGGAGATCTGGAAAGGGTTGAATATGATGGATTTATATTCTGGGAGGAAGCATTTTATCTTTGGGGAGCCCAGGAAGCTTATCACCAAAGATTTAGTGGAAGAACAGTACCTGGAGTACTGCCAGGTACCCAATAGCAATCCTCCACGCTATGAATTCCTGTGGGGTCCAAGAGCCCATGCTGAAGCCAGCAAAATGAAATTGCTAGAGTTTTTGACCAAGATCCATGAATATGACCCTACTTGCTTCCCATCCCAGTTTGAGGAGGCTTTGAgagatgaaggagagagagagcctGAGCTAGAGTTGCAACCAGGGCTGGCAATGCTGCCATGGCCAGGGCACTTTCCAGTGCCATATCCAGTAGCTCCTCCCAGCCCTAGTGAGGTCTGA